One Microlunatus soli genomic window carries:
- a CDS encoding glycoside hydrolase family 10 protein, giving the protein MSTPDATTDSQDPVVAIQIGAVSFADEGVEPVLDILQERGAVNALFLATPTWTRGTGGRQVPGRPLPDHGVQSYDHDWVGGNYATIHPEFYRTTRLGPVGRAPDYDGDLLSDVVSTAAERGVASYAWMEESSYAQALRDYPNFPQCLEVDVWGRPAPRPCFNNPDYRNWHLGIVEDYVKSYPIDGLAWCSERPGPLNILLQRSNTPPELVTCFCRYCRDRGQEAGIDVDRARAGYRELLDWNSRVGAGDRPADGAFVTFWRILLHYPEILAWQTLWTQSQRQLYRDIYGVAKACRRSVQVGWHVFHEISFSPFYRADQDYAELSELSDFIKVVEYNNCAGPRFHSWIDSISHSLFGDADPEQVYPLMLRLLGLEEADYGDLPQTGFSADYVRRETARAVAGVRPGCKILPGIDIDIPVGQVPAATQDRRRRSEAPSGVNADNTSGSALTHCTPEGVRDAVLAAFDGGADGVVLSRKYSEMRLDNLSGAGEAIRQLANQRTP; this is encoded by the coding sequence ATGTCCACCCCCGACGCCACGACCGACTCCCAGGACCCGGTCGTCGCGATCCAGATCGGCGCCGTCTCATTCGCCGACGAGGGCGTCGAACCCGTCCTGGACATCCTGCAGGAACGTGGCGCGGTGAACGCGCTGTTCCTGGCCACTCCGACCTGGACCCGGGGCACCGGCGGCCGGCAGGTACCCGGCCGCCCGCTGCCCGACCACGGTGTCCAGTCCTATGACCACGACTGGGTCGGCGGCAACTACGCCACCATCCATCCGGAGTTCTATCGCACCACCCGGCTCGGACCGGTCGGCCGGGCACCGGACTACGACGGCGATCTGCTGTCCGACGTGGTGTCAACGGCGGCCGAACGCGGTGTCGCCAGCTACGCCTGGATGGAGGAAAGCTCGTACGCGCAGGCCCTGCGGGACTATCCGAACTTTCCGCAGTGCCTGGAGGTCGACGTCTGGGGACGGCCGGCGCCCCGACCGTGTTTCAACAATCCGGACTACCGCAACTGGCATCTGGGCATCGTCGAGGACTACGTCAAGAGTTATCCGATCGACGGCCTGGCCTGGTGCTCGGAGCGTCCGGGGCCGCTGAACATCCTGCTGCAACGCAGCAACACCCCACCCGAACTGGTGACCTGCTTCTGTCGATACTGCCGAGATCGCGGGCAGGAGGCCGGGATCGACGTCGACCGGGCACGCGCCGGCTATCGCGAACTGTTGGACTGGAACAGCCGGGTCGGCGCCGGTGACCGGCCGGCCGACGGCGCTTTCGTCACGTTCTGGCGGATCCTGCTGCACTACCCGGAGATCCTTGCCTGGCAGACGTTGTGGACCCAGAGCCAGCGCCAGCTCTACCGCGACATCTACGGTGTCGCCAAGGCCTGCCGGCGTTCGGTGCAGGTCGGCTGGCACGTCTTCCACGAGATCTCCTTCAGCCCGTTCTACCGGGCCGACCAGGACTACGCCGAGCTCAGCGAGTTGTCCGACTTCATCAAGGTGGTCGAGTACAACAACTGCGCCGGCCCCCGCTTCCACAGCTGGATCGACAGCATCTCCCACAGCCTGTTCGGCGACGCCGATCCCGAACAGGTCTACCCACTGATGCTCCGGCTGCTCGGCCTGGAGGAGGCCGACTATGGCGACCTGCCGCAGACCGGCTTCAGCGCCGACTACGTCCGGCGGGAGACCGCCCGCGCCGTCGCCGGGGTGCGGCCGGGCTGCAAGATCCTGCCGGGCATCGACATCGATATCCCGGTCGGGCAGGTCCCGGCAGCGACCCAGGACCGACGACGCAGATCGGAGGCACCGTCCGGGGTGAACGCCGACAACACCAGCGGCTCGGCTCTCACCCACTGCACACCCGAAGGCGTTCGGGACGCCGTCCTGGCCGCCTTCGACGGCGGCGCCGACGGCGTCGTCCTGAGCCGCAAGTACTCCGAGATGCGACTGGACAACCTCTCCGGTGCCGGCGAGGCGATCCGTCAACTGGCAAACCAACGAACTCCTTGA
- a CDS encoding enolase C-terminal domain-like protein yields the protein MSIIRSVTLTEFAWQPPGSNRQSRKFAVRIDTSDDESGSYVALWSAPPLAVLQTIAAARLLIGQDPRDRERLWNLAARAHAKNDRIGYGALDIALWDLAGRTLGQPIWALLGRQRDRLPAYVSTVSGRKGTGALGSAQAYADYAEHCVDHGALAYKFHGFSGASVRDEMEIMRAVGERLAGRADVMTDPGKGLATVADALRLGRVCDEVGAFWWEDPLRGDAPTAHRLLRERIRTPLLITEFVRPLELRTALAIDGGTDLLRADPELDMGITGVMKSAHAAESLGLDLEVHAGGPAQRHCMAAIRNTNYYELGLLDPELGNPAMPPVYAEGYNETLSAIDPSDGCVSLPDGPGLGVNYDTDWIDAHTVAVHHITE from the coding sequence ATGAGCATCATCCGCTCGGTGACGCTGACCGAATTCGCCTGGCAGCCGCCCGGCAGCAACCGGCAGTCGCGCAAATTCGCTGTCCGGATCGACACCTCCGACGACGAGTCCGGCAGCTACGTCGCCCTGTGGAGTGCGCCACCGCTGGCGGTGCTGCAGACCATCGCCGCGGCCCGACTGCTGATCGGCCAGGATCCGCGGGATCGGGAACGGCTGTGGAATCTCGCCGCCCGCGCGCACGCCAAGAACGACCGGATCGGGTACGGCGCCCTGGACATCGCGCTGTGGGACCTGGCCGGGCGCACCCTGGGCCAGCCGATCTGGGCCCTGCTCGGCCGACAACGAGACCGACTACCTGCCTACGTCAGCACGGTTTCCGGACGCAAGGGCACCGGAGCGCTCGGCTCGGCGCAGGCCTACGCCGACTACGCCGAACACTGTGTTGATCATGGTGCGCTGGCCTACAAGTTCCACGGCTTCAGCGGCGCTTCGGTTCGCGACGAGATGGAGATCATGCGCGCGGTCGGCGAGCGGCTCGCCGGTCGGGCCGACGTCATGACCGATCCGGGCAAGGGATTGGCCACGGTCGCCGATGCGCTACGGCTGGGCCGAGTCTGCGACGAGGTCGGCGCCTTCTGGTGGGAGGACCCGTTACGGGGTGACGCGCCGACCGCACACCGGCTGCTCCGGGAGCGGATCCGGACCCCGTTGTTGATCACCGAATTCGTACGTCCGTTGGAGTTGCGCACCGCCCTGGCGATCGACGGTGGCACCGACCTGCTGCGCGCCGATCCCGAACTGGACATGGGCATCACCGGGGTGATGAAATCCGCGCACGCCGCGGAGAGCCTCGGTCTCGACCTCGAGGTGCACGCCGGCGGACCGGCCCAACGGCACTGCATGGCGGCCATCCGCAACACCAACTACTACGAGCTCGGACTGCTCGATCCCGAGCTCGGCAATCCTGCCATGCCGCCGGTCTACGCCGAGGGCTACAACGAGACATTGTCGGCCATCGATCCGTCGGACGGCTGTGTCTCGCTGCCCGACGGCCCGGGCCTCGGCGTCAATTACGACACCGACTGGATCGACGCCCACACCGTCGCCGTTCACCACATCACCGAGTAG
- a CDS encoding alpha-amylase family protein — protein sequence MPLTEVAASLYAWDLADETVERCLDNLQALAGVNSAYLVGLMHKEKRPLHARFYPHNPVRKYYTPEDSRAYWTPDPAGYRGRIKPLTSDRDFLRGTDWLDTLIQPARERGLKTGCEISHTVIDADVARREYPDVLQRDAFGNVVGTFEAIEAQRALPCLNNPDVQEYLAALVTDLVGNHDIDFIQSCLVMFGSGYSRSNTVGGAATASWSDLMATATGGCFCDACRHKATAAGLDWEAILREARHLAIVHSGRDLEEAHEAQLLRESNYSEAELLLEYEAFASWLSFRRHSIDDLFALVSTAAHDARPDIDFRYNTYMARPELAGLSFSSAFEHVDSVRESDYSDQLGTDEGVAIKRAKLMRARRALGYDKPLLAALGVRPNATPEILRASVKAAVDSGCDGLSLGHYDGATMERLRAVRDGMVEWEALESEWIHRP from the coding sequence ATGCCACTGACCGAGGTTGCCGCCAGCCTGTATGCCTGGGATCTGGCCGACGAGACCGTCGAACGATGTCTGGACAATCTGCAGGCCCTGGCCGGGGTGAACTCGGCGTATCTGGTCGGCCTGATGCACAAGGAGAAGCGGCCGCTCCATGCCCGTTTCTATCCCCACAATCCGGTCCGCAAGTACTACACGCCGGAGGACAGCCGGGCCTACTGGACCCCTGATCCGGCCGGTTACCGCGGTCGGATCAAACCGCTGACCTCGGATCGGGATTTCCTCCGTGGCACCGACTGGTTGGACACCTTGATCCAGCCGGCACGGGAACGCGGGCTGAAGACCGGCTGCGAGATCTCGCACACCGTGATCGACGCTGACGTCGCCCGCCGGGAGTATCCCGACGTGCTGCAGCGCGATGCGTTCGGCAATGTGGTCGGCACCTTCGAGGCGATCGAGGCCCAACGGGCCCTGCCGTGCTTGAACAATCCCGATGTTCAGGAGTATCTGGCGGCCCTGGTGACCGACCTGGTCGGCAACCACGATATCGACTTCATCCAGAGCTGCCTGGTGATGTTCGGCTCCGGCTACTCCCGCAGCAACACCGTCGGCGGGGCGGCCACGGCGTCCTGGAGTGATCTGATGGCCACCGCGACCGGCGGCTGCTTCTGTGATGCCTGCCGCCACAAGGCGACCGCCGCCGGCCTGGACTGGGAGGCGATCCTCCGCGAGGCTCGGCATCTGGCGATCGTGCACAGCGGACGTGATCTTGAAGAAGCCCACGAGGCGCAACTGCTGCGGGAGAGCAACTACAGCGAGGCCGAACTGCTCCTGGAGTACGAGGCATTCGCCTCCTGGCTCTCCTTCCGCCGACACAGCATCGACGACCTGTTCGCGTTGGTCAGCACGGCCGCGCACGATGCCCGGCCGGACATCGACTTCCGTTACAACACCTACATGGCGCGGCCGGAGCTGGCCGGTCTGAGCTTCAGCTCCGCGTTCGAACACGTCGACTCGGTCCGCGAGTCCGACTACTCCGACCAGCTCGGCACCGACGAGGGCGTGGCGATCAAGCGAGCGAAGCTGATGCGGGCCCGGAGGGCGCTGGGCTATGACAAGCCACTGCTGGCCGCACTCGGTGTGCGTCCGAACGCCACCCCGGAGATCCTGCGTGCCTCGGTGAAGGCCGCGGTCGACTCCGGCTGCGACGGCTTGTCGCTGGGCCACTACGACGGCGCCACGATGGAACGCCTCCGGGCGGTGCGCGACGGGATGGTCGAGTGGGAGGCCCTGGAGTCCGAATGGATCCACCGGCCATGA
- a CDS encoding NAD(P)-dependent oxidoreductase: MSETGLSIGFIGLGIMGLPMAANLVQGGHRVRGFARSEQTRAKAAEQGIEAVGSTAEAVDGADVVITVLPDSPDVVEVGLGEGGVLGHTAAGVLWIDMSTIDPDTARDLHARSTAQGVRFLDAPVSGGEAGAIEGQLSIMVGGEAEVLESARGLLDLLGTTIVHVGPAGSGQVVKAANQIVVAGNIQILAEALVFLRGQDADLERALEVIGGGLAGSTVLQRKRESLLAGDFRPGFRARLHHKDLGIVQRSARAAGVGLPATALVTQLMQTLVARGDGDLDHSALYAQCAELNAVKP, encoded by the coding sequence ATGTCTGAGACTGGACTCTCGATCGGATTCATCGGACTGGGGATCATGGGGCTGCCGATGGCGGCCAACCTGGTCCAAGGCGGACACCGGGTCCGCGGCTTCGCACGATCCGAACAGACGCGGGCGAAGGCGGCCGAGCAGGGGATCGAGGCGGTCGGGTCGACAGCGGAGGCCGTCGACGGGGCGGACGTCGTGATCACGGTGCTCCCCGACTCCCCGGACGTCGTCGAGGTCGGGCTGGGTGAGGGCGGCGTGCTGGGCCACACCGCCGCCGGCGTGCTCTGGATCGACATGAGCACCATCGACCCGGACACCGCCCGTGACCTGCACGCCCGATCGACCGCGCAGGGCGTCCGGTTCCTCGACGCGCCGGTCAGCGGTGGTGAGGCCGGGGCGATCGAGGGCCAGTTGTCGATCATGGTCGGCGGCGAGGCCGAGGTACTGGAATCGGCTCGCGGGCTGCTCGACCTGCTCGGGACGACGATCGTGCACGTCGGTCCTGCCGGCAGCGGCCAGGTGGTCAAGGCGGCCAACCAGATCGTCGTCGCCGGCAACATCCAAATACTGGCCGAGGCCCTGGTCTTCCTGCGTGGGCAGGACGCCGACCTGGAGCGAGCCCTGGAGGTGATCGGCGGCGGCCTGGCCGGCAGCACCGTGCTGCAACGTAAACGGGAGAGTCTGTTGGCGGGCGACTTCCGGCCGGGTTTCCGGGCTCGCCTGCATCACAAGGATCTCGGGATCGTGCAACGTTCGGCTCGGGCCGCCGGGGTCGGCCTGCCGGCCACCGCACTGGTCACTCAGTTGATGCAGACCCTGGTCGCCCGCGGTGACGGTGACCTTGATCATTCCGCGCTGTACGCCCAATGTGCGGAGCTGAACGCGGTGAAACCATGA
- a CDS encoding alpha-amylase family protein, which yields MTQRWWQRPFAMFQTNLREIDAGMDVEAALDAITAYGADVWLINAGGILSFYPSDLPFQTRNPALSERASGDLLGDAVEAAHRRGVRLMARMDFSKISKAIADDHPEWCFIGPDGERQVYNDLVSTCPSADYYQQRSFEIIDEVLDRYPVDGFFFNWFGFNEVDYSGVYRGPCANDTSRKSFAEFSGGAELPTGPDSPTYDQWRSWSRGVLKDLSERIHDHVKQRNPDAGLILRDAADIVFHEANNKVGRELWHPATGAMVSGVRSESPELPVLVNAVSFIDMPYRMAAERTEHFAQYFAQTLARGGNPSAYIMGPPGEIDYPLLGQASEIVRLRKANSDSYADLRPAGSIGLVRPDPLAQTLTRHAESEAEFRGLYAALQEGHCPFDVIPAEGLAQAPDLDRLAVLIIPDCPLASDAASAVERFRSAGGRLLITGRGTIDADGRPQLSGMPIRRVLQTRDDPEELKATYVSADADAPDFAPPMLPVYGSYHEVESAADARSMLAHLGAARFGPPEKAYGNQPDGRPGYLVSGDGAVALVPWTIGRCYYDLGLDGFRRLAAGLVRSLAGAGVLLTAELDECVEITMQRAPGRLVLHLINFSGRRRKSFAPPIPVSGRVRLPLSAAPRGVRALVAGRSCPSSYVDGELIIELPDIELFEAIVIEEK from the coding sequence ATGACCCAACGCTGGTGGCAGCGGCCGTTCGCGATGTTCCAGACCAACCTGCGGGAGATCGACGCCGGGATGGACGTCGAGGCAGCACTGGACGCGATCACTGCGTACGGCGCCGACGTCTGGTTGATCAATGCCGGCGGCATCCTGTCTTTCTACCCGAGCGATCTTCCGTTCCAGACAAGGAATCCGGCACTCAGCGAGCGGGCCAGCGGTGACTTGCTCGGCGACGCTGTCGAGGCCGCACACCGGCGCGGGGTCCGGCTGATGGCCCGGATGGACTTCTCCAAGATCAGCAAGGCAATCGCCGATGATCATCCTGAATGGTGCTTCATCGGCCCGGACGGCGAGCGACAGGTCTACAACGATCTGGTCAGCACCTGCCCCAGCGCCGACTACTACCAGCAACGTTCCTTCGAGATCATCGATGAGGTGCTGGATCGCTACCCGGTCGACGGCTTCTTCTTCAACTGGTTCGGTTTCAACGAGGTCGACTACAGCGGCGTCTATCGCGGCCCCTGCGCCAACGACACCTCCCGCAAGTCCTTCGCCGAATTCAGCGGCGGTGCCGAACTGCCCACCGGACCGGACTCACCGACCTACGACCAATGGCGATCCTGGTCGCGCGGCGTGCTGAAGGATCTGTCGGAGCGGATCCATGATCACGTCAAGCAACGCAACCCCGACGCCGGGTTGATCCTGCGGGACGCCGCCGACATCGTCTTCCACGAGGCCAACAACAAGGTGGGCCGCGAGTTGTGGCACCCGGCCACCGGGGCGATGGTGAGCGGAGTGCGGTCGGAATCTCCCGAGCTGCCGGTGCTGGTGAACGCCGTGTCCTTCATCGACATGCCCTATCGGATGGCGGCCGAGCGCACCGAGCACTTCGCCCAGTACTTCGCCCAGACGCTGGCTCGCGGCGGCAATCCGTCCGCCTACATCATGGGTCCGCCGGGGGAGATCGACTACCCGCTGCTGGGTCAGGCCTCGGAGATCGTCCGGCTGCGCAAGGCCAACTCCGACAGTTACGCCGACCTCCGTCCCGCCGGCAGTATCGGCCTGGTTCGTCCCGATCCGTTGGCCCAGACGTTGACTCGGCACGCCGAGAGTGAGGCCGAGTTCCGCGGACTCTATGCCGCGCTGCAGGAGGGTCACTGTCCGTTCGACGTGATCCCTGCCGAGGGGTTGGCCCAGGCGCCGGACCTGGATCGGCTGGCGGTGTTGATCATCCCCGATTGCCCCCTGGCCTCCGATGCTGCGAGCGCCGTCGAGCGATTCCGGTCCGCCGGCGGCAGGTTGTTGATCACCGGTCGCGGAACGATCGATGCCGACGGCCGGCCGCAGCTGTCCGGGATGCCGATCCGCCGAGTGCTGCAGACCCGGGACGACCCGGAGGAATTGAAGGCGACCTACGTCAGCGCGGATGCCGACGCACCGGACTTCGCGCCGCCGATGCTGCCGGTCTACGGCAGCTACCACGAGGTGGAGTCGGCGGCCGACGCCCGATCGATGCTGGCGCATCTCGGCGCAGCGCGCTTCGGACCTCCGGAGAAGGCCTACGGCAATCAGCCGGACGGACGGCCGGGCTATCTGGTCAGCGGCGACGGAGCGGTCGCACTAGTGCCGTGGACGATCGGCCGCTGCTACTACGACCTCGGCCTGGACGGTTTCCGCCGGTTGGCGGCCGGCCTGGTCCGCAGTCTCGCCGGTGCCGGGGTGCTGCTGACCGCCGAGCTCGATGAATGTGTGGAGATCACGATGCAGCGGGCGCCCGGCCGGCTGGTGCTGCATCTGATCAACTTCTCCGGTCGGCGACGGAAGAGCTTCGCGCCACCGATCCCGGTATCCGGTCGGGTCCGGCTGCCACTGTCGGCGGCACCGCGCGGTGTTCGGGCCTTGGTCGCAGGCCGCAGCTGCCCATCCTCCTACGTCGACGGTGAGTTGATCATCGAGCTGCCGGACATCGAACTGTTCGAGGCGATCGTGATCGAGGAGAAATGA
- a CDS encoding D-2-hydroxyacid dehydrogenase — protein sequence MMAPTIETVLCTLGYDEADLDQLRAAFAPAEFVHCRPDDDARITATLERAEVALLAGDLDDRHLAAPRIGWIHCDHAGLNKSARPAIFERGIALTGSAGRSGPALAQHAFHFALALSYDTSAALRQQAGHRWAPPESIRERGCLWGKTLGIIGFGHTGRQMAALGRAFGMRVIVYRRSDSEAPEDVDRMLSADRGDPLDPLLEESDVIMLAVGLSDETHQLIGKRELGLLKADALLINLARGGVVDQQALIEALRDGRIGGAGLDVTDPEPLPEHSELWDLPNVMITPHHTLPMPDKTQRSIDVMIANREHYLRGEPMINAATPRDRYTVG from the coding sequence ATGATGGCACCCACCATCGAGACAGTGCTGTGCACCCTCGGCTATGACGAGGCTGACCTCGATCAGCTCCGGGCTGCGTTCGCGCCGGCGGAGTTCGTCCACTGCCGTCCTGACGACGACGCGAGGATCACCGCCACTCTGGAACGGGCCGAGGTGGCCCTGCTGGCCGGCGATCTGGACGACCGTCACCTGGCGGCACCGCGGATCGGCTGGATCCACTGCGACCACGCCGGGTTGAACAAGTCGGCGCGGCCCGCAATCTTCGAGCGGGGCATCGCGCTGACCGGCTCGGCCGGCCGATCCGGGCCGGCCTTGGCGCAGCACGCCTTCCACTTCGCGCTCGCGCTGAGCTACGACACGTCGGCCGCGCTGCGGCAGCAAGCCGGGCACCGGTGGGCGCCACCGGAGTCGATCCGAGAACGTGGCTGCCTGTGGGGCAAGACCCTGGGCATCATCGGCTTCGGCCACACCGGTCGACAGATGGCGGCTCTCGGCCGAGCCTTCGGGATGCGGGTGATCGTTTACCGGCGCAGCGACAGTGAGGCGCCGGAGGACGTCGACCGGATGCTCAGCGCCGATCGCGGCGACCCGCTGGATCCGCTGCTCGAAGAGTCCGACGTGATCATGCTCGCGGTCGGGCTCAGTGATGAGACCCACCAACTGATCGGCAAACGCGAGCTCGGCCTGCTGAAGGCCGACGCCTTGTTGATCAACCTGGCCCGTGGTGGCGTTGTCGATCAGCAGGCGCTGATCGAGGCCCTGCGCGACGGCCGGATCGGCGGTGCAGGGCTGGACGTCACCGACCCGGAACCGCTGCCCGAGCACTCCGAACTCTGGGACCTGCCGAATGTGATGATCACGCCGCATCACACGCTGCCGATGCCGGACAAGACCCAACGGTCGATCGACGTGATGATCGCCAACCGGGAGCACTACCTTCGTGGCGAGCCGATGATCAACGCCGCAACCCCACGGGATCGCTACACCGTCGGCTGA
- a CDS encoding GntR family transcriptional regulator translates to MTAGTSAGRFQLGPSSLTEALYESLRARIVNGDIAPGERLTEQRIAGEYDVARPTAKACLEKLTALGLLRRTAHKTAVVPELDIDDITDLFFCRGLVESAAAGRLAATTTVPDAATEAQQAMIAAVEQDAYRDQVEADIAFHTALVGGVGSTRLSRLFETISGEIQLSMGLYQAHKTAKPASVAHEHDAILTAIADGNQELAERCVREHLQHAADRVAARREQQLAEPENQPTV, encoded by the coding sequence ATGACTGCGGGGACATCGGCGGGTCGATTTCAGCTGGGACCGTCCTCACTGACCGAGGCACTGTATGAGTCGTTGCGCGCCAGGATCGTGAACGGCGACATCGCCCCGGGCGAACGGCTGACCGAACAGCGGATCGCCGGCGAGTACGACGTCGCCCGGCCGACGGCCAAGGCCTGCCTGGAAAAGCTCACCGCACTGGGACTGCTGCGCCGGACCGCACACAAGACCGCGGTGGTCCCCGAGCTGGACATCGACGACATCACCGACCTGTTCTTCTGCCGTGGACTGGTCGAGTCGGCAGCAGCCGGCCGACTGGCAGCGACGACGACCGTCCCGGACGCGGCCACCGAGGCCCAACAAGCGATGATCGCGGCCGTGGAGCAGGACGCCTACCGTGATCAGGTCGAGGCCGACATCGCCTTCCACACCGCGCTGGTCGGCGGCGTCGGCAGTACCCGACTGAGCCGGTTGTTCGAGACCATCTCCGGCGAGATCCAGTTGTCGATGGGTCTGTATCAGGCGCACAAGACCGCCAAGCCCGCGTCGGTGGCGCATGAGCACGACGCCATTCTGACCGCCATTGCCGATGGCAACCAGGAGCTGGCGGAACGCTGCGTGCGCGAGCATCTGCAGCACGCAGCTGACCGGGTGGCTGCTCGGCGGGAACAGCAACTCGCCGAGCCCGAGAATCAGCCGACGGTGTAG
- a CDS encoding hydroxypyruvate isomerase family protein, protein MEYGGYELSANVSLLFAEIPYLERFSAAHAAGFGAVESWWPFTTAEPGVEQIDELLAAIEAADVRLTGLNFYAGDMPAGERGVACRPERHGELRASIAPLLRIAETTGCRHFNLLYGQLATDSPADRQHRAAAEAIEWCAAAVAPIGGTVLIEPLAEGLNGAYPLLTDADVLALLDGPLAGVPNAALLLDTFHLATNGIDPADAAVRAAERIGHVQLADAPGRGEPGSGDLDWPAVIAGLDRAGYRGLLGCEYKPTGPTAESFGWLQDTAPTR, encoded by the coding sequence ATGGAGTACGGCGGCTACGAGTTGAGCGCGAACGTGTCGTTGCTGTTCGCCGAAATCCCTTATCTGGAACGGTTTTCTGCGGCTCACGCCGCCGGATTCGGTGCGGTGGAGAGCTGGTGGCCGTTTACGACGGCCGAACCGGGCGTGGAGCAGATCGACGAACTGCTCGCAGCGATCGAAGCGGCCGACGTCCGTCTCACCGGCCTGAACTTCTACGCCGGCGACATGCCCGCCGGCGAACGAGGGGTCGCCTGTCGACCGGAACGACACGGCGAGCTCCGAGCCAGCATCGCACCGCTGCTGCGGATCGCCGAGACAACCGGCTGCCGGCATTTCAACCTGCTCTACGGCCAACTGGCCACCGACTCGCCGGCGGACCGGCAGCACCGGGCAGCGGCGGAGGCGATCGAGTGGTGTGCTGCCGCGGTCGCACCGATCGGCGGCACGGTGTTGATCGAACCGTTGGCCGAAGGCCTGAACGGCGCCTATCCGCTGCTCACCGATGCCGACGTGCTGGCCCTGTTGGACGGGCCGCTGGCCGGGGTACCCAATGCGGCGCTGCTACTGGACACCTTCCATCTGGCGACCAACGGCATCGACCCGGCCGACGCTGCCGTCCGGGCGGCGGAGCGGATCGGCCACGTCCAACTCGCCGACGCCCCGGGCCGCGGCGAACCGGGTTCCGGTGACCTGGATTGGCCGGCGGTGATCGCCGGCCTGGATCGGGCGGGCTACCGCGGCCTGCTCGGCTGCGAGTACAAGCCGACCGGGCCGACGGCCGAATCGTTCGGCTGGCTGCAGGACACTGCACCGACCCGGTGA